The nucleotide window GTGCGCAGGGTGCGGTAGACGGCGTCGGCGAACCCGTCGTCGTACAGGCGCAGCACCACCCGCAGGTCCGGTTTGACCGAGCGGGCGTACAGCGCCGCCTCCAGATTCGTGGTGTCGATGCTGGTCAGAGCCAGCAGGGCACCCGCGCGATGGATCTTCGCCGCTTCCAGGACGCCTTCCTGGGTGACATCTCCTATGACCGTCGGGACATGCAGGCTCCGGGCCAGCGGGATACCGCGCGCCTCCGGGTCCTCCTCCACGACGACCACCGGGATGTTCAGTTCGCGCAGCCGCACCAGGACACGGGTGCCGATCTTGCCGAGTCCCAGCAGCACCACGTGTCCGGACAGTCCGCGTGGCGGGCGGCGCAGCGACGAGGTGGTGCGCAGGGAACCGAACGTCTCCAGGACGGCGGCGACCAGCAGGGGCAGCAGCATCAGTCCGGCCAGGCCGGAGAGCAGCTGGATGATCTGTCGGCCCGGCGGGTCGTCGAGCGCGGGGTCACCCATCGCGAACAGGTCGAGCAGCGTCAGGTAGGCGGCGTGCAGGGGGTGGTAGCCCGTGGACAGCACCGAGGCCACGGCCAGGCCGAGAACGGCCGCCGCGACGCCTGCCGCCGACCAGCGCAGCCTTCGCGAGAACACCTGGCTCAGCGGCGCGCCCCGCCCGCCCATGCGCTTCGCCGGCCGGTCCGGGTCCGCCTGGCTGATGTTCTCCAGGACGATGGTTCCGCGACCGGCGGCGGCCGCCACCGAGGCGGCGTCCGGGAGGAGCTGCGGCCCCTCGCCGCTGCTGTCGGAACCCTCGGCGCCCGCCGGGTCGTGCGTGGTGGAGGAGAGCAGCGCGAGCGTGCACAGCCCCGGGTCGGCCACCTCGCCGTGGCGTGGCGGCGGCCGCTCGGCGGCCCGCAGGAGCAGCCCTTCGGCCTGGATGACCTTGCTGCTGCCGGTGAGGGCGGTGGCGGCGAGCGCGGGGGCCGCCGTGTCCGCGTCGGAGAGGACCGTGGTGGAGGCGTCGAGCGCCACCTGGTCGAGTCCCGGCATGGCCAGCACCGCCGCCTGGTCGAGCAGCGTCTCCAGATGCTGGCCGAGCTTGCGGTTGTAGAGCCGGATGACCAGGCGCACCCGTGGGTTGAGGCGGCGGGCGGTCAGGGCGGCCCGGATGTTGCGCTCGTCGTCGTCGTAGACGAGCGCGAGCGCGGCGGCCCGGTCGATGCCCGCGTCCTCGAACACCTCGTCGGAGGGCTCGGGCGCCTCCAGGATGCGTACGGCCTCGACCCCGGCGTTCGTGTCGCCGGCCGCGGTGCCTGCCGCGCCGCCGTTGCGGTTCATGGCCGCCGACATGCGGCCGAACAGGGCCGCCGCCCGGCCGCGTTGGGTCATCTGGCTGTCCGCCCGGCCGGGGTCCCGGCCCGGCGGGAGGACCAGGGTGACCCGCTCGCCGTAGACGTAACGGAGCTCCACGGCCAGGCGCCTGGCCAGGGTGTCGTCGCCGCAGACGACCATGTGCCCGCCTTCGGCGGCACGTTGGGGCTGCTGAGGTAGTGGGGGCACGAAACCCAGCATGCCTTGCTCCCTCCGGTTCAGTCCGGCAGGTCGGTGATCTTGGCGTGACGCGCCCGGGGCGGGCCGGCGAGGAGGTGGCGCGGGTCCGTCGCCCGGACGATCGCCGTCTCGACGGCCGCGATCCGGTCCGAGAGCAGCCCCAGCGCCGCGACCGCACGGGACATGGGGTCGCCGTCCGGTCCGCCGAGTGCCTGCGTCCGTACGTACGAGGCGGTGACCGCCGCCCAGCGGTCGGCCTGCCCGGGGGTGAGGGTGCCGCGCAGGGCGGCCAGCTTCAGCAGGCTGGACTCGGCTCCGGTGGTGAGCGTCTGGGCCTCGCCCGCGTAGTGGTCGTCGATGACGGCGGACAGTTCCTCGTCGTTCATGACGGGCTCGATGCGCTCCGCGATCTTGTTCATGTCGCGGTAGGAGCCCTGGAGCCGGAACGGCGGCTCGGTGCGCGTCGCGTCCGTCCGCGCCGCCGAGGCGATGTACGCCGCGTTCACCGCGAGGACGGTGTCGCGGGCGGTCAGGAGGTGCCGGAGAACGGCGACGATCCGGTCCCTCTCGGCCGGGGTGTACGGGTGTTCCAGCCGGTCCGCCCGCGCCGAGGGGTCGGTCCCGGAGGCCATCCGGACCAGCAGCGCGAGGTCTTCCCGGGACCGGCCGGCCAGGGGGGCGAGCGCCGGGTTTGCGGTCAGCGCGTTCTCCACGAAGCTCAGCGCGAAGACGTCCTCGCGGCCACTGAGCACCTCGCCGAGATTCCAGACGTCGGCCCGGTTCGCGAGCATGTCCGGAATCCTGAACCGCTCCCCGGACTCGGTGTACGGATTGCCCGCCATGCACACCGCGAACCGCTTTCCCCGCAGGTCATAGCTGCGCGGCTCACCGTTCCTCACCCCTTCGACACGCCGGGTGGCATCACAGAGCGGAATGAACTTCTGGAGCAGTTCCGGCGAGGTGTGCTGGATGTCGTCGAGGTAGAGAAGGGTGTTGTTGCCCGCCTCCAGGGCGAAGTTGATCTTCTCGATCTCGTGGCGCGCCGTCGTGTTCTTCGCCTGCGCCGGGTCCAGGGACGTCACGTCATGGCCCAGATTCGGCCCGCTGATCTTGACGAGGACCATCCCGAGCCGGTCGGCGACGTACTCCATGAGCGTCGTCTTGCCGTAGCCCGGCGGTGATACGAGCAGCAGCAGGCCCTGCGAGTCGGTGCGCCGGTCGGCGTCGGCCGTTCCAAGCTGCTTGGCCAGGCTGTCCCCGATCAGCGGCAGGTACACCTCGTCGAGCAGCCGGTTCCGTACGAACGCCGACATCACGCGCGGCCGGTGGTCCTCCAGCCGCAGCTGCCGGCGTGCGTCGGCCACGAGACGGGTGCGCTGCTGCTGGTAGGCACGGAAGCCGGGGACCGTTCGGGCGCGGAACTCCTGGGTACGGGCGAGCAGTTCATCGATCCGGACAGTCGTCCGGCCCCCGTCGATCCGGGGGTGGTCGCCGAGCAGACCCTCGACGACAGCGGTGAGCGGGGCGTCGCACGCGTACCGCTCCAGCCCCGGGCACAGCTCCACGGCCACGGCCTCCGCCAGCTCCCCCGGCCCGGCCTCCGCCCCGCTCGCGGCGGCGTACGGGCCGAGCCAGCCCTCGACGAGCTGGCGCCGCGCCGCGAGGTCGCCGCCGAGGGCGGCGAGGTCGTCGTCGTACGCCGTAGTGCCCGTGGAACCACGGAACGTGTCGAGGAACGCGCGCGTCGCCGCGCTCGTCACGAACCCCGCGGGGCCGCTCGTCAGCTCCTCGAAGAGGTACGCGGCGACGGGATCCGCCGATTCCCCGCCGACCGCCTCGGCCCACTCCTCCTGGAGTACGGCGATGGCGGGCGCGAGCCCGAAGGTGTCGCGGGCCCGGGCCAGCGACACGGCACGGCGGGTCCAGGACGTACGCCGGGCCTCGTCGGCCCCGTACGTCCAGAACAGTTGCGCCGCGGCCCGCACCTGCGGCGGGAAGCGCAGCAGCCCCGCCCCCGCGTGCAGCCGCAGCAGCGCCGTCAGAAGAGCGGTGGCGTCCTCGTCGTGGACCCCGCGCTGATAACCCTCCTCGTACGCGGCTGCCGCCGACTCCCTTACCAGCGCGGCGAGTTCAGCGGCCCCGAGAGCGGCCAGGGTGTCCGCTCCGTGCGTGTCCAGGAGCCGCGCGGCGAGGTGTTCGGCGCGGTAGACGGACGGCGACTCCGAGGGCAGGAGCATGTCCCAGTAGGGACGGGTCGCCGCGAACGCCGGGTCGGTGACCGGCGCGCGGTAGTCCGTCCCGGTGAGGGTGAGGGCGAGGCCGTCGCCGGACGGGACGAGCGTCAGATCGAAGGGCTGGGTGGTGACCGCGAACCGGTGCCGTCCGAGCCGGATCACGGAGCCGCCGTCGGCGTACAGTTCCGTGCGGTCGCGCAGTGCCCGCCCGGCCTCCTGCCGGGCCGCCTTCAGCCGGCCGTCCAGCTCCTCGGCGCGTACGGGATCGCCCAGTTCACGCAGCTCGTCCGCTGTGCGGCGCACCTTGGCGACCATCGGGTCGGAGGCGAAGTAGGTGTGGACGGCGTCCAGGTCCGCCAGTCCGGTCAGCCGCCGGGAGACCGTCTCCAGGACCCGGCTCGCGGAGTCGGCGAGCCGCTCGGCGCGCCGGGCGCGGGCGTCCTGGAGGGCCTGCTTACGGGCCGAGAGCGCCTCGTAGACCTCGGTCCGCCGCTCGCCCAGCGCGCCGAGGAAGTCGTCGGAGTCCGCGAACCGGGATTCCAGGTTCTCCAGCCTGAGCAGCAGCCGGGCCAGCTGCTCGTCGCAGGATTCGGGGGAGTCCGCGGCGGCCAGTGCCGCCGTGACAGCCTGCCCGAGCAGGGCGAACTCGGCCGCGAACTCGGCCCGCCCCTCGTGCGAGAGCAACTCCCTGCGACGGGCGTCGAGCGTGGCTCGGGCCCGGTTCGCACCGCCCAGCACCTCCCCGATGCGCTCCAGGATTGACGTACGGACGGTCGCGTCACCGATGTCGAGACCGGTGACCAGGTCCGTGACGGTGCTCAGGCCGTCCGTCATCGCCGCCAGCCGGCCGGCCGCCGCTGAGGCGTCCGCGACGGTGGCGAGCTCCGCCGCTTGCGCCGTGAGCCGCGCGATGTCCTCGTGGTACCCGGTGAACGCGTCCGCACGGCCGAGGAAGGCCACGGCCCGCTGGGTGGCCGACGCGAGGTCGCTCTCGGCGTCGGCGCAGAGCGCGGCGATCCGCTCGGTGTCGGCGTACCGCATCTCGGCGAGGGTCGCCAGGTGGCCCTGCGCCTCGCGCAGTTCGGTGAGCCGGTCCACCCACGCGGCGGCGGTGTCCGGGGCCTCGCCGCGGAGACGGCGGACCAGGGCGGTGAGCCGGTCAGCCGTCTCGGTGAGGGCCGCGGCGGCCCGGCCGGTCAGCTCGGTGACGGTCTCGAACTCGGCGAGAACCTGCTGGGCCGTCTCCCGCAGCTCCCCCAACGGCGCGTGCAGCGAACCCAGTTCGGCGTCGGCCAGCCAGTGGTACCGGTCCCCTGCCCGTACGCAGTCGGCGACGAGCTGTCGGTACACGGCGGCCGTCGGTGTCATCGTCCGGACGCCGTGGGCCAGGGCGAGGCAGTCCGAGATCCCGCGCACCAGGTCGGCGTTGCCTGTCCGGGCGAGGGGGCCGGTGCCGGCCGGCCGTGCGGCGGCGTACGTGTCGGAGACGTACGGGGTCCGCCAGCGCTGCAGGGGGTGCACCCGGCTCGCGCCGTCGGCGTTCTCGCGGAGCAGCACGAGCGTGCCGTCGTCGAGCAGGGCGTGGCCCCGCCCGGTGAGCGGAGTGGCGACTTCCTGGCGGATCAGGTTGTACGGGAGGAGGAGCGTGCGGCTCTCGTCCCGGGAGCGGAAGACGTACAGGACGTCTTCGCCGTTGGGTGAGCGGACGGCCCCTTCGAAGACCGGGTCGGTCAGCTCCTCCGCGATGTCGAACGTCTTGGCGATGCCGGTGGTGAGGTAGTAGCCGCCTGGGAAGATGATCCCCTGGTCCTCGGGGAGGCGGTGGCAGGACGGCCCGATCCCGTCGAGCCGCTCGACGGCCGACAGCAGGGTGTTGAAGACCAGGTACCGCCAGGTCTCCTCCTTGTAGGGGCGCACCCGCAGCAGGACGAGCGGCCCGGACTCCGCGTACTCGACGTCGGCGTCCGCGAGCGACTGGAGGGGCTCGTCGACCGGTTCCTCGTAGATGCCTCCGGGCGACTCGGTGTCGTTGACCGTCTTGACCGTGAGCGAGCCGCCGAGCGTGTCGACGAACAGCGCACCGGACCCGCCGACCGCGATGTGCGGATGGCGTCCGGGGACGTGCGACTCGCGGCCCGTGGGGGTCCAGGTGAAGTCGTGCGCGTCGGGGAAGACGTGATCGCGGTCGCCGCGCGCGTCCATGAACGGTCCGGGGGAGCCGTCGGGCCGCAGCTCCCACCGCAGGACGCGCAGGTCATCGGCGGTCTCCCCGGTCCGGAAGACGGCGAGCAGCCGACCGTTGACCCGGCGCAGCCGGAGCAGCCGCGCGTCACGGAAGTAGCGGTGCAGCCCGGCGAACTCCCGCACGAAGGCCTCGTCGGAGAGCGGCCCCCCGTCTCCCTTCGCCTCCTCCAGTTCGGCGGTACGGAGCAGGAGGACGTCCTCCACCGAGACGTCACCGCCGGCCCCCGGCCCCCGCTCGAACCCGAACAGCAACTGCCCGCCCACGGCCACCAGGTCCCGGACGACGGCCTGCCGCCCGGTCCGGATCTGCTCGGTGGACAGCAACTCCAGTCCAGCGGACCCGAACTCCTCGGTACGCCGGGCATTCAGCGCCTCGGCCCGCCGGACCAGTTCCCCGGCCTGCCGTGCGAGCCGCCGCCGAAGCACCTCATAGGCCCCGTCCTCCACACCGGTCACGCCCCCGAGGCTGCTGTCGCTGTCCATGACGTACGGCTCCCTAATCCCTGTCCGCAACCAATTCCCCGCCGCCGTTCCCGGCCGGCCGACCGGAGCTCGTCCGGCGGCCCGCATCCAGCCCATCCCGCCGGGCCATATGAAGCCCGTCCGGCGATTGAGGACAAGACGTCCACCAGGACGGGCCTCACCTCTCGGACCGGCCCGCCCGCAGGTTCCCTCCCGGTCCCCAGCCCTGCCGGGCCATATCAAGCCCGTCCGGCGATTGAGGACAAAGCGGCCCCCGGCCCGCCCGCCGCCCTACGCGACCGCCACCCCGCTACGCGACACCGGCACCGCACCCGGCACCGCACCCGGCACACCCTCCGTACCCCCCACCCGCACATCCGCCAGCCCCAACTTCCGCGCCGCGTCCAGCAACTGCTGGACCTGACCGGCCGGGGCCCCCGAAGACGCCCCCATCATCCGCATCAGCAACGCCGACACCGTGAGGTTCTGCACGTCGCCCGTGGACACCGACCCCAGGACCCGAGTGAGGTCGTCCGTGAACGACGAGTCCCCCTTCAGCCATCCCCCGGCCAGCGCCTGCGCGGTCTGGGAGTTCTCCACGAACCCGTCGATGCTCTTGCCGAGCGAGATCGACGACACCAGCCGGTCGAAGAAGACCGAGTCGCCGCCGACGATGTCGATGTCCGCGTTCTCCAGCCCCGTAGCCAGCACCGTGGCCTGCGCCTCCGCCACCTGCCGCTGGACCTCCAGCCCCGCGAGCCGGATCTCCTTCTCCGCCTCCAGCCGCAGCCGGTACTCCTCGTGCCCCCGCGACGCGTCGTCCAGCGCCGCCATCGCGGCCGCCTTCTCCGTCAGCCCCGCCGCCTCGGCCTTCAGCTTCTCGCCGATCATCGCCGCGTCCGCCGTCGCCTGCGCCTGCGTACCCTCCGCGACCGCGAGTGCCTTGAAGCGAGCGCCCTCCGCCTCGGCACGCAGCCGCGCACCCGTCGCCTCCGCCTCCGCGCGCCCGGCCTTCTCGATGACGTCGGCGTTCGCGTCGCGGACCTGGACCTCCGCCAGCCCGGCCGCTGCCGACTCCGCCTGAATGCCCTCCGCGAGCCGCAGCTTCGCCTTCGAGTCCATGTCGGCCGTCTTCAGCCGGGCCTCCGCCAACGTCAGCTGCTCAGCGGCCAGATGCGTCGCCGACACCTCCGCGGCCTCCGCCGCCTTGATGTCCTTGACCAGCTTCTCCTGCGCCTCCGCCTCGGCCGCGATGATGACCGCCCTGCGATGGCGCTCCGACTCCTCGACCGCCCGCAGGGTCAGGATCGACTCCTCCTGCTCCGCGACCGTTCGGTCCACCGCGATCCGCTCCCGGATGACGTCGGCGACCTCGCGGCGCTCGGACTCGACCTCCTTCATCGCGGCGATCCGGTTCAGCTCGGTCTCGCGCTCGCGACCGATGACCTCCAGCATCCGGTCCTTCTCGATGCGCTCGTTCTCGACCGCGATGACCCGCTCACGGTTCTTCTGCGCGACGGCGATCTCCCGGGCCTGGTTCTCGCGCTGGATGCCCAGCTGCTCCTCGGTCCTGATGAACGCCCCCTGCGAGCCGAGCCGTTCCTCCTCCTGGACCCGCGCCGTCGCGGCCTCCTCACGTGCCCGCAGCGACTCCACCTCGCGACGCTGCTTGATCTCCGCCTCGGCCTGCCGGCGCTCCAGCTCCAGGATCGTCTCCCGGGCGTCGACGTCCTGCCGGGTGATCTCCTTCTGCTCGGTGCGCTGGAACTCGTTGGTGCGCACGTGCTCGATCGCCGTCAGCTCGGTGATCTTCCGGATGCCCTGGGCGTCCAGGATGTTGGCGCTGTCGAGCTGCACCATCGGTGTCTGCTCGAGGAAGTCGATCGCCGCGTCGTCGAGGTGGTACCCGTTCAGGTCGGTGCCGATGACCCGGATGATCCGGTCCCGGAACTCCTCGCGCTTGGTGTAGAGGTCGACGAAGTCGAGCTGCTTGCCGACCGTCTTGAGCGCCTCGGAGAACTTCGCGGCGAAGAACTCCTGGATCGCCACCTTGTCGCTCGCCCGCTGCGTACCGATCGCCTGGGCGACCTTCACGACGTCCTCGGACGTCTTGTTCACCCGGACGAAGAAGTTGATGTGGATGTCGGCGCGGATGTT belongs to Streptomyces finlayi and includes:
- a CDS encoding flotillin family protein; amino-acid sequence: MDSISLGIGVLVAVVLLITLALLFVVTRLFRKVEQGQALIISKTKKVDVTFTGAVVLPVLHKAEVMDISVKTIEIRRTGREGLICQDNIRADIHINFFVRVNKTSEDVVKVAQAIGTQRASDKVAIQEFFAAKFSEALKTVGKQLDFVDLYTKREEFRDRIIRVIGTDLNGYHLDDAAIDFLEQTPMVQLDSANILDAQGIRKITELTAIEHVRTNEFQRTEQKEITRQDVDARETILELERRQAEAEIKQRREVESLRAREEAATARVQEEERLGSQGAFIRTEEQLGIQRENQAREIAVAQKNRERVIAVENERIEKDRMLEVIGRERETELNRIAAMKEVESERREVADVIRERIAVDRTVAEQEESILTLRAVEESERHRRAVIIAAEAEAQEKLVKDIKAAEAAEVSATHLAAEQLTLAEARLKTADMDSKAKLRLAEGIQAESAAAGLAEVQVRDANADVIEKAGRAEAEATGARLRAEAEGARFKALAVAEGTQAQATADAAMIGEKLKAEAAGLTEKAAAMAALDDASRGHEEYRLRLEAEKEIRLAGLEVQRQVAEAQATVLATGLENADIDIVGGDSVFFDRLVSSISLGKSIDGFVENSQTAQALAGGWLKGDSSFTDDLTRVLGSVSTGDVQNLTVSALLMRMMGASSGAPAGQVQQLLDAARKLGLADVRVGGTEGVPGAVPGAVPVSRSGVAVA
- a CDS encoding NAD-binding protein — encoded protein: MLGFVPPLPQQPQRAAEGGHMVVCGDDTLARRLAVELRYVYGERVTLVLPPGRDPGRADSQMTQRGRAAALFGRMSAAMNRNGGAAGTAAGDTNAGVEAVRILEAPEPSDEVFEDAGIDRAAALALVYDDDERNIRAALTARRLNPRVRLVIRLYNRKLGQHLETLLDQAAVLAMPGLDQVALDASTTVLSDADTAAPALAATALTGSSKVIQAEGLLLRAAERPPPRHGEVADPGLCTLALLSSTTHDPAGAEGSDSSGEGPQLLPDAASVAAAAGRGTIVLENISQADPDRPAKRMGGRGAPLSQVFSRRLRWSAAGVAAAVLGLAVASVLSTGYHPLHAAYLTLLDLFAMGDPALDDPPGRQIIQLLSGLAGLMLLPLLVAAVLETFGSLRTTSSLRRPPRGLSGHVVLLGLGKIGTRVLVRLRELNIPVVVVEEDPEARGIPLARSLHVPTVIGDVTQEGVLEAAKIHRAGALLALTSIDTTNLEAALYARSVKPDLRVVLRLYDDGFADAVYRTLRTAHPQALTRSRSVSHLAAPSFAGAMMGRQILGAIPVERKVMLFAALGVAGHPQLEGRTVEQAFRAGAWRVLALDATPPADRQRDLTAAGTAGQTQGLVWDLHPGYVLRPEDRVVIAATRRGLAELLRGQRTMTRR
- a CDS encoding DNA repair ATPase yields the protein MDSDSSLGGVTGVEDGAYEVLRRRLARQAGELVRRAEALNARRTEEFGSAGLELLSTEQIRTGRQAVVRDLVAVGGQLLFGFERGPGAGGDVSVEDVLLLRTAELEEAKGDGGPLSDEAFVREFAGLHRYFRDARLLRLRRVNGRLLAVFRTGETADDLRVLRWELRPDGSPGPFMDARGDRDHVFPDAHDFTWTPTGRESHVPGRHPHIAVGGSGALFVDTLGGSLTVKTVNDTESPGGIYEEPVDEPLQSLADADVEYAESGPLVLLRVRPYKEETWRYLVFNTLLSAVERLDGIGPSCHRLPEDQGIIFPGGYYLTTGIAKTFDIAEELTDPVFEGAVRSPNGEDVLYVFRSRDESRTLLLPYNLIRQEVATPLTGRGHALLDDGTLVLLRENADGASRVHPLQRWRTPYVSDTYAAARPAGTGPLARTGNADLVRGISDCLALAHGVRTMTPTAAVYRQLVADCVRAGDRYHWLADAELGSLHAPLGELRETAQQVLAEFETVTELTGRAAAALTETADRLTALVRRLRGEAPDTAAAWVDRLTELREAQGHLATLAEMRYADTERIAALCADAESDLASATQRAVAFLGRADAFTGYHEDIARLTAQAAELATVADASAAAGRLAAMTDGLSTVTDLVTGLDIGDATVRTSILERIGEVLGGANRARATLDARRRELLSHEGRAEFAAEFALLGQAVTAALAAADSPESCDEQLARLLLRLENLESRFADSDDFLGALGERRTEVYEALSARKQALQDARARRAERLADSASRVLETVSRRLTGLADLDAVHTYFASDPMVAKVRRTADELRELGDPVRAEELDGRLKAARQEAGRALRDRTELYADGGSVIRLGRHRFAVTTQPFDLTLVPSGDGLALTLTGTDYRAPVTDPAFAATRPYWDMLLPSESPSVYRAEHLAARLLDTHGADTLAALGAAELAALVRESAAAAYEEGYQRGVHDEDATALLTALLRLHAGAGLLRFPPQVRAAAQLFWTYGADEARRTSWTRRAVSLARARDTFGLAPAIAVLQEEWAEAVGGESADPVAAYLFEELTSGPAGFVTSAATRAFLDTFRGSTGTTAYDDDLAALGGDLAARRQLVEGWLGPYAAASGAEAGPGELAEAVAVELCPGLERYACDAPLTAVVEGLLGDHPRIDGGRTTVRIDELLARTQEFRARTVPGFRAYQQQRTRLVADARRQLRLEDHRPRVMSAFVRNRLLDEVYLPLIGDSLAKQLGTADADRRTDSQGLLLLVSPPGYGKTTLMEYVADRLGMVLVKISGPNLGHDVTSLDPAQAKNTTARHEIEKINFALEAGNNTLLYLDDIQHTSPELLQKFIPLCDATRRVEGVRNGEPRSYDLRGKRFAVCMAGNPYTESGERFRIPDMLANRADVWNLGEVLSGREDVFALSFVENALTANPALAPLAGRSREDLALLVRMASGTDPSARADRLEHPYTPAERDRIVAVLRHLLTARDTVLAVNAAYIASAARTDATRTEPPFRLQGSYRDMNKIAERIEPVMNDEELSAVIDDHYAGEAQTLTTGAESSLLKLAALRGTLTPGQADRWAAVTASYVRTQALGGPDGDPMSRAVAALGLLSDRIAAVETAIVRATDPRHLLAGPPRARHAKITDLPD